The Hydrogenobacter sp. T-2 region TTGCTAAAAACATAAACAGTGATAAGGACCTTCAGGCTCTTGGTATTGAGGCTGTAGCAAAGAACACAAACCACGCGAGCGCTACATATACTGGTTTTGCTAACTTTGCTAGCATTGTTAATGATACTACTGGGACAGCAACTCTTAGCTCTGTTACACTTGACTTTTATATCGGTAACGCCAACGCAGGCGGTCCTGCAAGCTTCTCTATCACTATAAACAGCAGTATAACCAGTTTGCAACAGCTCGCGGATGCTATAAACACAGCAGCTTCTGGAGCGGGTTCTCCTATAAGTGCAAAGGTTGTGGATGGCAGACTTTTCCTTGAAACTAACAATGGAGAAACTATAGCGGTGAGGACGAGCATAACTGCTACCTTGGCTGGTAATGCTACTGTCGACGTAAGGCTCGGACAGATATTAGAGGGGGCTGGCACGGTTAACTTTACAACAGCATCTAACTATTCTTACTACATAGACGTAGGCACAGTGGACATAGCAGGTATAGACACCTATAAACTTGAATACAGTGGTGTTTCTGCTTCTAACCAAGGCTTTAACTTCAATGTAGCCAACGGTTCTGACGCTACCGCCAAAAACCTATATGCGGTGAGCGTGCTTACCAACGAAAGGGCAGAAGAATCCATGCTCATAGTCAAGAAAGCCCTCCAACGCGTTGATACTGTGAGAGCCCAGATAGGTGCGGTTATGAACAACCTCCAGTCCATATACGACTCTCAGAGGGTAGCCCTCGACAACACAAGAGAAGCTGAGAACGTCATACGCAACACAGACTACGCAGAAGAGATGACCAACTTTACCAAGCTCCAGATTAAGATGCAGGCTTCTATGGCAATGCTGGCACAGGCAAACCAGCTACCTCAATTGGTGCTTCAGCTCCTCAGATAATAGATTAGTAGGGGAGGTTCCACCTCCCCTTTTTTAAGTGAGGGGAGATATGAAGATAGGACCTGTTGGACACG contains the following coding sequences:
- a CDS encoding flagellin; its protein translation is MALRVNFNFEAAATHTAILSNERDMNKSLLRLSTGLRILNAADDSAGLFIADQLMVVGSGLEEGNRNIQTGLSALRIAESSAGQIFNRLNEIYKRTIRAANDINDPNARASLQREIDNFIDAIKKIGTDTEYNGIKLLDGTFAGKAIHYGARKDQILEVDIKSVLPNDIGAYMVKAQGARFTSGNTAVSAGTFAAHLSTTSYWLVDSGDYVDIAGIRVLSYDGTQRFVDAATLAKNINSDKDLQALGIEAVAKNTNHASATYTGFANFASIVNDTTGTATLSSVTLDFYIGNANAGGPASFSITINSSITSLQQLADAINTAASGAGSPISAKVVDGRLFLETNNGETIAVRTSITATLAGNATVDVRLGQILEGAGTVNFTTASNYSYYIDVGTVDIAGIDTYKLEYSGVSASNQGFNFNVANGSDATAKNLYAVSVLTNERAEESMLIVKKALQRVDTVRAQIGAVMNNLQSIYDSQRVALDNTREAENVIRNTDYAEEMTNFTKLQIKMQASMAMLAQANQLPQLVLQLLR